The genome window CGGCGCGCTCGGCTCGCTGATCGTGGTGGTGTCGCACGCCTGGGTGACGTCGGTGCTGACCTGCCACGTGCTCGGTCTGCCCATCCGCGACTACTACCGCCTCGCCAGCCCCAACTGCGCGGTGACGCTGGTGCAGGTCGACGCCACCGGCAGGGGGATGCTCCACTGCCTCAACAGCCAGGTACCGCTCACCGAGCTGGCCCGCGCCGGGCTTCCCCGCGCCCGGCCGCAGGAGGACGCCGCCCATGCCCGCTCCTGAGACGACCACCGTCGACACCTGCCGGATCGACCACCGGCTGCTCGAGGCCGCGGTGGCGCGACTGTTCGAGGTCGCCGGGGTGGAGCGCACCCAGGCGGAGGGGATCGCCGAGATCCTGGTGCTCTCCGACCTCCGCGGGCTGGACAGCCACGGGGTGCGCTTCGCCGCGCGCTACCTGCGGGGCCTCCGCCGCGGCCTGCTCGACCCGCGCCCGCGGATGGAGCTGGTGCGCCGCCGCGGCGCCGTCGCGGTGCTCGACGCCGGCAACGGGCTGGGATTCGTGTCGGCACGGTCGGCGATGGGCACCGCGATGGAGCTGGCGGCGGAGCACGGGATCGGCGCGGTGGCGGTGCGCAACTCCAACCACTTCGGGATG of Candidatus Dormiibacterota bacterium contains these proteins:
- a CDS encoding histidine phosphatase family protein, producing GALGSLIVVVSHAWVTSVLTCHVLGLPIRDYYRLASPNCAVTLVQVDATGRGMLHCLNSQVPLTELARAGLPRARPQEDAAHARS